One Solanum lycopersicum chromosome 2, SLM_r2.1 genomic region harbors:
- the LOC101251847 gene encoding uncharacterized protein At1g65710: protein MGSCLSKKNTSCSSSKSTSTSTVAVSNTNQEIVKNSTQLDNKKEVEGESVKKEIFVIKHRKSHEVDRKTEEEKGMVKKGIEVVETVKNGISNSNGGLGLGLGLGLGKENGIVVSAPVRTSSCTKEEVDAILIQCGRLSRSSSTGKTGVLGSNGSTDTPQRSRKYSGSKRSFDFENDNGNEGMHDNVVDCEDDGVVGTGVRRHRQRQRQPRTPNSSSQGRRRTPSRERDQAQQQQQRSGSSRERGSSGGGGGRRVSRSPGRRSDSPITTTTNGGNVASVNANGNNGGRPGKMISVPATVSSMVMDKSIDAGGTDNISAAAVKRIQVKRNAGGDGPRTAASPRARSPARVNAKVLNERDNNTHSNQNQQQPMSLSRSNSRKHEQSPYRRNPLSEIDSNVVLEQMPAPGLKVPSQKLNAETVSNGKVKEQQQHNVAMNVIVSGPESHKPQRSRSLRLSRDLDINPEALSNPPQSYTALLLEDIQNFHQKTNTTTPAFSLPPCVTKACSIVDAVADLNSTTSSNLSSALSDDRRRNATSEQYSQNDNASFDPLGKKKLGIKDPFMESEVTVSDDLMEPSIQKYVTFRRGTDMEEQESSGSNSVVGGQQNWLSPSSWEPNSADSTDCWPSSKSYSRDDNKSPLGFQRHAISEISHDMEEGKRRVNVKRRESDNQQTGIGRGRVGLRGGISMAAST, encoded by the exons atggggaGTTGTTTGAGTAAGAAGAAcacttcttgttcttcttctaaGTCTACTTCTACTTCTACTGTTGCAGTTTCAAATACAAATCAAGAAATTGTTAAAAATAGTACCCAACTGGACAACAAGAAAGAGGTAGAAGGAGAAAGTGTGAAAAAAGAGATCTTTGTTATTAAACACAGAAAAAGCCATGAAGTGGATAGGAAGACTGAAGAAGAAAAGGGTATGGTTAAAAAGGGAATTGAAGTTGTTGAGACTGTGAAAAATGGTATTAGTAATAGCAATggtgggttagggttagggttaggattaggatTAGGCAAAGAGAATGGTATTGTTGTATCGGCTCCCGTGAGGACTTCAAGTTGTACTAAAGAAGAGGTTGATGCTATTTTGATACAATGTGGGCGGCTTAGCAGGAGTTCATCTACTGGAAAGACAGGGGTTTTGGGTTCTAATGGATCTACTGATACTCCTCAAAGGAGTAGAAAGTACTCTGGTTCCAAGAGGAGTTTTGATTTTGAGAATGACAATGGAAATGAGGGGATGCACGATAATGTAGTAGATTGTGAGGATGATGGGGTTGTTGGGACTGGAGTTCGTCGCCATAGGCAACGCCAGCGTCAGCCTAGAACCCCTAATTCTTCGTCTCAGGGACGGAGGAGAACCCCGAGTAGGGAAAGAGACCAGGcacaacagcagcagcagcgGTCGGGGAGTAGTAGAGAAAGAGGCAGCAGTGGTGGAGGAGGGGGTAGAAGGGTGAGCAGATCTCCTGGTAGAAGATCTGACTCACCAATTACTACTACCACAAATGGTGGTAATGTGGCTTCTGTTAATGCTAATGGAAATAATGGTGGTAGGCCAGGGAAGATGATATCTGTACCTGCTACTGTCTCATCTATGGTGATGGATAAGAGCATTGATGCTGGTGGAACTGACAATATATCTGCTGCTGCTGTTAAGAGGATTCAAGTGAAGAGAAATGCAGGTGGTGACGGACCACGAACTGCTGCATCTCCGCGCGCTCGGTCACCAGCAAGGGTGAATGCAAAGGTGTTGAATGAGAGAGATAACAATACTCATTCTAATCAAAATCAACAGCAGCCCATGTCCCTTAGCCGTAGCAATTCAAGGAAACACGAGCAATCTCCATACAGAAGAAATCCTCTCAGTGAGATTGACAGCAACGTTGTCTTGGAGCAGATGCCCGCGCCAGGACTGAAGGTCCCTTCCCAG AAATTGAATGCAGAAACTGTGAGCAATGGCAAAGTCAAGGAGCAGCAGCAGCATAATGTTGCAATGAATGTGATTGTTTCAGGACCTGAAAGCCATAAACCACAGAGAAGCAGGTCTTTAAGGCTATCTAGAGACCTGGACATCAATCCTGAAGCTCTCTCAAACCCTCCTCAATCATATACTGCACTGTTGCTTGAAGACATCCAAAACTTCCATCAAAAGACTAATACCACCACCCCTGCATTTTCACTACCACCTTGTGTAACAAAAGCTTGCTCAATTGTTGATGCAGTTGCTGACCTGAACTCAACCACTAGCTCCAATCTGTCCAGTGCTCTCTCCGATGACAGGAGAAGAAACGCCACATCTGAGCAATATAGTCAGAATGATAATGCTTCTTTCGATCCTCTAGGGAAGAAGAAGTTAGGGATCAAGGATCCCTTCATGGAGTCTGAAGTTACTGTAAGTGATGACCTTATGGAGCCAAGCATACAAAAGTATGTAACTTTCAGAAGGGGAACTGATATGGAAGAACAAGAATCCTCAGGAAGCAACAGTGTTGTTGGTGGTCAGCAAAACTGGCTTTCCCCTTCCTCATGGGAACCAAATTCGGCTGATTCAACTGACTGTTGGCCTTCTTCAAAATCCTACAGTAGAGATGATAACAAGAGTCCTCTAGGCTTTCAAAGGCATGCGATCTCTGAGATTAGCCACGACAtggaagaaggaaaaagaagagTGAATGTGAAGAGGAGGGAATCTGACAACCAGCAAACAGGAATAGGCCGTGGCAGAGTTGGACTTAGAGGAGGGATTTCTATGGCTGCTTCTACTTAA
- the LOC101262768 gene encoding NDR1/HIN1-like protein 6 — protein MAEQQRIHPVPEPEHELPVQKPSVPLVPKGSFSSEKGDPEKQQQQQQPPFRRTIPYYPPLKPPKRRCCSCKRCLCCTCCLLFIIIIIIAALSAAFYFVFQPKIPKYSVDSMRITQFNFNNDMSLLFATFNVNITARNPNKKIGIYYENGSQLSVWYTGVQLCEGSLPRFYQGHQNTTVLSLDLSGQTQNVTGLLQALQVDQQRGSIPLNLRAKVPVKLKIGNLKLMKWNFLVKCSLDVDSLSANNAIRIRNSDCQFGFRL, from the coding sequence ATGGCAGAGCAACAAAGAATTCATCCAGTACCTGAACCAGAACATGAACTTCCAGTACAAAAACCCTCTGTCCCTTTAGTGCCAAAGGGCTCTTTCAGTTCAGAAAAAGGTGACCCTGAGaaacagcagcagcagcagcaaccACCTTTTAGAAGAACAATCCCATATTATCCACCATTAAAACCACCAAAGAGAAGATGTTGTTCTTGCAAAAGATGTCTATGTTGCACATGTTGTCTGTtgttcatcatcatcataatcattgCTGCTTTATCTGCTGCTTTTTACTTTGTCTTCCAGCCAAAAATACCAAAGTACTCCGTTGACAGTATGAGAATCACACAGTTCAATTTCAATAATGACATGAGCTTATTGTTTGCTACTTTTAATGTTAACATCACTGCAAGAAACCCCAACAAGAAGATTGGGATTTACTATGAAAATGGTAGCCAATTGAGTGTTTGGTATACTGGTGTTCAGCTTTGTGAAGGGTCATTGCCAAGATTTTATCAGGGTCATCAGAATACTACTGTACTCAGTTTGGATTTATCAGGACAAACACAGAATGTAACTGGATTGTTGCAGGCACTGCAGGTGGATCAACAAAGAGGAAGTATTCCATTGAATCTCAGGGCAAAAGTTCCAGTGAAGCTCAAGATTGGGAATTTGAAGctaatgaaatggaactttttGGTGAAGTGTAGTCTGGATGTGGATAGTTTGTCTGCAAATAATGCTATCAGGATTAGGAATAGTGATTGCCAGTTTGGTTTTAGGTTATAA